GTCCCGAACGTGACGCCCAGGTGACGCTCCAGAGCCTTCGCGGCCAAGAGGCACTCCGTGCCGTCGTATGGTGCGGCCTTCGCCTTGAACGCGGTCTTCCCGGTCGGGGCGAGACTGCCGCAGTAGTAGGGCGTGCACGCCCAGGTGTCGGGTGCCAGCTCGTCGGGATCGGCCAGACGGATGGAGCGGCCCGACTTGAGGTCTGCAGCGACGGTCTGGAGGCCCTTTTCCAGGGACCCTCCGCCGCCCGTGCCCAGGAACGCGGCGCCCACCAAGATATCCTGCAGACTCCCCAAATTCAAATTCCTCATGTCATCCTCCCCCAGTCGTCTGAGCTTGAATCTCCTCGACGAAATGGCAGGCCACCCGGGTTTCGCCCACGTCCCGGAGCGGCGGTTCCTCGTCCGCACATCGTTTCTGCGCCCACGGGCACCGGGTCCGGAACCGGCAACCCGAGGGAGGCTCGAGCGCGGAGGGGATCTCGCCCTTCAGGGGCACGTGGCTCCGCTCCCGTTCCGGGTTCGGGAGCGGCACTGCGTTCCGCAGGGCCATCGTGTACGGATGCTTCCCGTGCTGGAGCACCTCGACCGCCCCGCCGACCTCGACGAGCTTCCCCAGGTACATCACCCCGACCCGGTCCGCGAGGTAGCTGACGAGCACGAGGTCGTGCGTGATGAACAGGTACGTGAGCCCCAGCTCCTTCTGGAGTTCCTTCAGGAGGTTGACGATCTGCGCCTGGACGGAGACGTCCAGCGAGGAGGTCGGCTCATCGAGGACAATGAAGCGGGGTTCGAGTGCCAGGGCACGTGCCACCGCGATCCTCTGACACTGTCCGCCGCTGAGTTCGTGGGGATACTTCTCTGCGACCTCTGGATGCAGGCCGACGCGACGCAGCAACTCTTGGACCTTCGCACGGGCCTCTTGCGGGCTCGCGGCACGGTGAACACGCAACGGCTCCGCAA
The nucleotide sequence above comes from Thermoplasmata archaeon. Encoded proteins:
- a CDS encoding ABC transporter ATP-binding protein; this encodes MSLVRVEGLQKHFPVRVGFAGRAQVHAVDGVDLSIEEGETFGLVGESGSGKSTLGRCILRLLAPTAGRIWFGEQELTKLRGEPLRMTRLQLQIVFQNPIASLDPRMRVGATIAEPLRVHRAASPQEARAKVQELLRRVGLHPEVAEKYPHELSGGQCQRIAVARALALEPRFIVLDEPTSSLDVSVQAQIVNLLKELQKELGLTYLFITHDLVLVSYLADRVGVMYLGKLVEVGGAVEVLQHGKHPYTMALRNAVPLPNPERERSHVPLKGEIPSALEPPSGCRFRTRCPWAQKRCADEEPPLRDVGETRVACHFVEEIQAQTTGGG